One region of Salvelinus namaycush isolate Seneca chromosome 3, SaNama_1.0, whole genome shotgun sequence genomic DNA includes:
- the LOC120044571 gene encoding desumoylating isopeptidase 1-like gives MDKNDTTTYSVQLYIYDLSRGMARNLSPIMLGKQLDGIWHSAIVVYGDEFYFGGVGISSCSPGGTMLGSPDTVVELGNTEVTEEIFMDYLSSLGENTYRGDKYRLFEHNCNTFTNEVAQFLTGRKIPSYITDLPSEVLSTPFGQILRPILDSIHIAPPGGNIISGRHS, from the exons ATGGATAAAAATGACACAACAACATACAGTGTACAACTGTATATATACGACCTGTCAAGAGGAATGGCTCGCAATCTCAGCCCAATCATGTTAG GAAAACAACTTGATGGCATCTG GCACTCAGCCATTGTGGTTTATGGAGACGAGTTCTACTTTGGAGGAGTGGGTATTTCCAGCTGCTCACCG GGGGGAACAATGCTTGGTTCCCCAGACACTGTGGTGGAATTGGGAAACACAGAGGTGACAGAGGAGATCTTCATGGACTACCTGTCCTCGCTAGGAGAGAACACctacag AGGCGACAAGTATAGGTTGTTTGAGCACAACTGTAACACCTTCACTAATGAGGTGGCCCAGTTCTTAACAGGCCGGAAGATCCCTTCTTACATCACAGACCTGCCCTCCGAAGTGCTCTCCAC ACCCTTTGGTCAGATACTCCGGCCTATACTGGACTCCATCCACATCGCTCCTCCTGGGGGGAACATCATCAGCGGTCGCCACAGCTAA